Within the Debaryomyces hansenii CBS767 chromosome E complete sequence genome, the region TTGCTATGATATTGACATATTTTGGACATTTTCCTGTAAGCTGCTACTATTTTCAGTGACTGCGTGAGAAGTGTTTGATTGTGCTTGGTCTTCTTGTTGACCTTTTTGTTGTACACCATGTACATTGTATACCCTCTTGTCATTAAAGCTACTTCTTGTTTGGTTCATGTTTTCTGTATCTACATCGTCATCTGTATCAACCCATTCACCGTCACTTTCCTCTGGTTTGTGTATATTGTAATTTTGTAGTATTTCTGGTAAAAATGGCTTCGGTATATCGTCGTTAGTTTCTTTATGTTTTCCTACATCCTCAGcctcttcttcgtcataATAAATCTCCACATATTCTTCTGGGACTAACCCATTCTCACCACTTTCTGAGTCTTCTGCAACTAACCAACCTTGACCGTGTCTATAAGAAATCCATATGATTTGGCCCTCTGTCAATGCCACTTCGTTATCGTTTTCGGGtataaaatcaaacaacGCCATTGCTTTGCAATTTATCTCATCGGATGAATAACTATGATCCTCGTCGTCACTACCACTTTCCCTATTATCATACCCATTGTCATATTCAAACCCTCTTTGTTCTGAATCGTCATCGTGCACAATGCTAAATTCGCCAACTCTTAAAGGATGTAATTCTGAATATGCAAAATCTATAATTGACGTACTAGCTGGAAATATATGACGGAATGTTTGCTGGCTTGTGTCTTTATTTTCTGTCATTTCTTTCAACTTGAAACTTTGGCTCACAAGTCAACTAAAATAATACtacaaaataataaccCCGGTTTATCTGATCCtcaataattataatatttcaagtaTATATCAGGggtatatttgatatttcaatattgattatCTTGATTCAATTACTTGATTCAATCACTTAAATTAAATGCCCGATTTGTATGATCTAATATAAGGAATAATACGACATTAGTTTTTTATGTAATGTCGCAGATTGTTCATCACCAAATTATGAAACGacatattttttttcagaCTTGTATGTCATAAGATAGCATATTGGACCTTTAGTGTTATTGATAGTATCGGATATGGACCCACAAGAAGAACAACAGCTGGAACTTGAAGTTTTGGAATCAATTTATCCTGACGAATTGACGAAATATTCACCTACACATTTCAGtatcaaattatcattagataCACCATCTAATCGCAAGCATAGGTTACTTTTAGATGTTAGATATCCCGCAGAATATCCCGAAGTGGTTCCAGAACttgatataataataccagaagaggaagaggaagaaataAGTGATGATGAAAGTGATGATGAGAATGAAAACGAAACTAAACTTATGTTAAATTTGTCAGAAACCATTGAGTTTGAATCTCAGGACATAAATCAGTTGGTGTCCAAATTGATAGAAGAAGCTGATTTACAAGTCGGTATGCCATCGGTATTTGCGTTGGCGACACAATTAAAGGATGAAGCAGAATTTCTATTTCAGAATAAATTAGAACAAACACAGAAAAAATATGATGCAGATTCGTTAGCGAAAGAAATGGAAGAGCAGAAGAAATTCCATGGTACCAAAGTAACGAAAGATTCTTGGAATGAATGGAGAACAAAATTCAGAGAAGAAATGAAGGTTGCTGAAAAAGATTTAGAAAACTTTAATAAAATGCATAACGGTAAATTATCGGgcaaagaaatttttgagAAGGGTTTGGCTGGTGACGATGAGGATATTTTAAATGATATTACTGATAACGTTAAAAATGTCACGGTTTCATAGGCTCCAATAGTAATTTATAACTTAATGCATACGTGTTTATGAAATGTTAATTTTCGTTTATTATCAACTAGATAACTATATATAAATGTTATGGATACATATCAATCATGTATTTCCATATCGGTGATCCATTCCCAGACCTTCATTATCTCTCCatgattttcaattaaatgataccttatatttgaattgttcTCAATTTTATTACTGATCTTATTCCAAAGCGTTAGCTTTCTGGTCAAATTAGTTTCATTAGTCAATATCAAATCTCTTAACTGTGTTGATCCTATGTAAGATGGGACTTTATAATTAGTACTCTTAGATACCTTATATTGCTTCCTCAATTTTCTTAAGACCTCGTTGTAAATAGTTTCAATCTTCAACCTTTCTAATTTAAATTGttcatatttatacttGAGTAATATAGCAGCAATAATCATACTAAGACACGCCATTATAATAGATTTGTACTCCATCATAGATTTGATTATCGTATTTTGTAATTGACATTTCAAGCTGAGGTTTGATAAGGACGTTGATCGAAAAACTTTGTcctctttttcttcctttCCTGTGTTGTTAAAGTCAACGGTTGAAAATATGTCGCCAACCCTGAGTCCAGTCTATACTTAAATGTTAGTAATTCCGTGTttaaaataatgaattcttaaaaaaaataactTGCCTTACAATTATTTCAGGTTCTTTCTCCAATTCAATTACTGATCTTTGCCacaattcttcaaattcttcttttgtaaTATATGGTGccttcatcaataataacaaatcGTGCAATTCGTCAACGGACAATCCTGCCTCAAAATTGTCAACGGGTGTCTTTCCACAATTCTTATTAGCATTCTTCGACCTTAATAGATCTAACGCTACATCAATCataatttccaatttttcagctttCTTGGTATCAGGGACgcactttttcaaattaggATTAATAATAGGTAAGAATTCAAAGTACCAAGGTTtatattcaacaaaatcttCATAACAACCAATTTCTAAATAAGGATAACACCTTGCATG harbors:
- a CDS encoding DEHA2E17776p (weakly similar to uniprot|Q12163 Saccharomyces cerevisiae YDR162C NBP2 Protein involved in the HOG pathway), producing MTENKDTSQQTFRHIFPASTSIIDFAYSELHPLRVGEFSIVHDDDSEQRGFEYDNGYDNRESGSDDEDHSYSSDEINCKAMALFDFIPENDNEVALTEGQIIWISYRHGQGWLVAEDSESGENGLVPEEYVEIYYDEEEAEDVGKHKETNDDIPKPFLPEILQNYNIHKPEESDGEWVDTDDDVDTENMNQTRSSFNDKRVYNVHGVQQKGQQEDQAQSNTSHAVTENSSSLQENVQNMSIS
- a CDS encoding DEHA2E17798p (similar to uniprot|Q03768 Saccharomyces cerevisiae YDR152W) encodes the protein MDPQEEQQSELEVLESIYPDELTKYSPTHFSIKLSLDTPSNRKHRLLLDVRYPAEYPEVVPELDIIIPEEEEEEISDDESDDENENETKLMLNLSETIEFESQDINQLVSKLIEEADLQVGMPSVFALATQLKDEAEFLFQNKLEQTQKKYDADSLAKEMEEQKKFHGTKVTKDSWNEWRTKFREEMKVAEKDLENFNKMHNGKLSGKEIFEKGLAGDDEDILNDITDNVKNVTVS